tgtcggtatctgtgtgtcaagagactgttgcatgatctgaGCTCAGTGACAGTCAGCTCATTGCACCGAGTCAACCTCCCAGCTCACTGACAGTCAGCTCATTGCACCGAGTCAAGGTCCCAGCTCACTGACAGTTAGCTCAATGCACCGAGTCAAGCTCACAGCTCACTGACAGTCAGCTCATTGCACCGAGTCAAGCTCCCAgctcaaggcagcagtgtggagtagtggttaaggctctggactcttgaccggagggttgtgggttcaatgcctggtaggggacactgctgctgtacccttgagcaaggtactttacctagattgctccagtaaaaatccaactgtataagtgggtaactgtatgtaaaaataatgtgatatgttataacaattgtaagtcgccgtggataagggcgtctgctaagaaataaataataataataataataatgcaccgAGTCAAGCAGCTCACTGACAGTCAGCTCATTGCACCGAGTCAAGCTCCCAGCTCATTGCATCGAGTCAAGTTCCCAGCTCACTGACAGTCTGCTGCTGAGCCAGTGAGTGTTCTCTGACATCCTGCTCGCTGTGCTTCTGCTGCTGAGCCAGTGAGTGTTCTCTGATATCTGATACAATCGGATACAATATTGCTGCGTGTGATATCAGTTGTTGCCAGGGATACTGTTAGAATACATAGAGGTATTTACATATATAACATCCCTTATTATCCCTTAGTTAGGTCACAGGTAATATAGTGCTTATTGTGAATCATTTAGTGCCAGTAAGAGGTTCTCTAGGGTTTGAAATCTATAAAAAAACACTGTAGTCAGCATGATTGCAGTAGAAGTGCTTTTACACTGTAAATATACAGGATACAACCCTAACCTCACCGGGGTCAAGCCTTCAATCAGCAAACAAAAGGGGGTGTCTTTCCATGTGTATCTCTGGACTCCAAAGTATATTTGTATAGATTTAATTACAATGAGGTTgggttttaaattattaataactTCTGTTAAAGTCACTGGTGTCAGAGAAGGACAAAAAACAGGTAAAAACCTGTCTAACCTTCCAATGCAGCTGTAATACTATCCTGTTTTAAAAGTGCATAGTAATGGTTTGAAATGAGGGAGGCGATTTAAAGACTGCAGAGTGATGATGCAAAGATCAGGTATTCCAACAGGCCAGACGCTGACCTGAAACTGAGCCCTGCTTGCAATGAATCACCCATCACCAGGGAAGCGGATTCAAGGTTAACTCTGATAGGGAGAGCTGCATAATCACTTGTGATCAATGATGGTGcagcagtctgtgtgtgtctgtgtgtgtgtagatgtgtgtgtgtcagtgtctgtgtgtgtgtgtgtgtgtcagtgtctgtgtgtgtagatgtgtgtgtgtgtgtgtgttagtatgtaaatgtgtgtgtgtcagtgtgtgtgtgtctgtgtgtgtgtgtcagtgtctgtgtgtgtaggtgtgtgtacagatgtgtgtgtgtcagtgtgtgcttgtgtagatgtgtgtctctgtgtgtgtgtcagtgtctgtgtgtcagtgtctgtgtgtgtaggtgtgtgtgtgtgtgtcagtgtgtgcgtgtgtagatGTGTTTgtgtatagatgtgtgtgtgtcagtgtctgtgtgtgtagatgtgtgtgtgtgtgtgtgtcagtgtgtgcgtgtgtagatgtgtgtgtaggtgtgtgtgtgcgtgtgtagatGTGTTTgtgtatagatgtgtgtgtgtgtgtgtcagtgtctgtgtgtgtagatgtgtgtaggtgtgtgtgtatagatgtgtgtgtgtcagtgtgtgcttgTGTAGATGTGTTtgtgtataggtgtgtgtgtgttagtgtctgtgtgtgtagatgtgtgtgtaggtgtgtgtgtatagatgtgtgtgtgtagatgtgtgtgtgtgtgtgtgtgtgtgtaatacctGGTATAATACCtaactccccccctccccccccccagccccagccccagcccacCTCCATAGCTGTACAGTTTGAAACGTATTTACTTAATTACATTATTTGAAACCTGCACGCTTGTTGGTAACTACTTGTAGAAAGGCCAAACATTTCAATACGAATGCTATAACAGTTCCACTAGGCTGTGTGGTGAGGACTCTGACTCTATAGCAGTTACTCATTGTTTCCTTCCTTGGTTCTTGCAGGCATGGTGCAGAAGCTGGATCAGAAGCTTCCTGTTGCTAATGAGTACCTGCTCCTCTCTGGAGGAGTTCGAGAGGGGGTGGTGGACATGGATCTGGACGAGCTCAATGTCTACGCCAGAGGCACCGACTACGACATGGACTTCACACTGCTGGTCCCGGCACTGAAACTCCATGACCGCAATCAGCCGGTCACCTTGGACATGCGGCACTCTGCCCTGTGCCACTCCTGGCTGAGCCTCAGGCTTTTTGATGAAGGGACCATTAACAAATGGAAAGACTGCTGCACCATCGTTGATCACATCAACGGCGCCTCCAACTATTTCTTCTCGCCCACCAGTGTGGCGGATTGGTTTTATGAGTCCATCAGCGTGGTCTTGGTGGAGATTCAGAAGAAGCCTCAGCGGGGGATGCCCAAGGTGGAGAAGGTGGAGAAGAATGGGACAGTAATATCCGTTATTCTGGGGGTGGGCAGCAGCCGCATGCTCTATGACATTGTACCAGTTGTGTCTTTCAAAGGCTGGCCAGCAGTGGCCCAGAGCTGGCTGATGGAAAACCATTTCTGGGATGGCAAGATAACAGAGGAGGAAGTGATCAGTGGGTTTTATCTGGTGCCTGCTTGCTCTTTTAAAGGTCGGAAGGAGAATGAATGGAGGCTGTCCTTTGCAAGGAGTGAGGTGCAGCTAAAGAAGTGCATCTCAGGTAGTCTAATGCAAGCCTATCAAGCCTGCAAGGCCATCATCATTAAATTGTTATCCAGACCCAAAGCCATTAGCCCTTACCACCTTAGGAGCATGATGCTCTGGGCTTGTGACAGGCTTCCAACCCATTACCTCTCCCAGGAAGACTACTCGGCTCATTTCTTACTCGGACTTATAGATGACCTCCAACACTGCCTAGTAAACAAGATGTGCCCAAACTATTTTATCCCGCAGTGCAACATGCTGGAGCACCTCTCCGATGAGACTGTGGTGCTGCACGCTCGCAAGCTGTCCTCAGTGCGGTCCGACCCCACGGAGCACCTGAGAACGGCCATCGAGCAGCTCAAAGCAGCCAATCAGCTGACTGTGGATCTGCAGAGGAGAGGCAGCTCCTCCAGCATCCCCTCCCCACTGTCCGACGGGGGGGAGACCCAACCTGACGACCGGCTAGCAAAGAAACTGCAACAGCTAGTGACTGAGAACCCGGGCAAGTCCATCTCTGTGTTCATCAACCCCGATGACGTCACGCGCCCTCACTTCCGCATCGACGATAAGTTCTTCTGAGGGGCTTTCACCAGGTTTCCTCTAGAACATTGTGACGTTCCGTGTCCCATGCGGTTCCTTGTTATATTTACATCTAGACTGCTTCTGCAGGGCACATGTTTGAGTGTTGGAATGATCTGCTGGTAGTGTATTCCATGTATATAAGATGAGGGCTCATGTATACTTTTAAAGGAGAACTGAAACCTATACCTGTTTACAATGCTGTATTatgactgtttgtttatttcagtttCTGGAAATGTCTTTTTAACCTCCTGTGCCGTATATGTGATTTAGAAAGTTGTATACGTAGCACGTAGAAGTATAGTCCTAAGATTTGTGTTCTATTACATGAAATCTTGGATTGCTCTGCTTGTTTTGCACTGAAGGCTGAAGGAATTCTCCTCAGTCCTCGGTGCGTCTGCATGATGATCttacctgcacagtgaacaggTTCACAGTACGGTTGTATTTTAAAGAGGGAGATAGAGTGTGCAAAGATGCATAATGCAGTTTAGATGCAAGTTTTTGCATAAAACCTACTACATTTTagatataaataaatgatattttCTTTACAGTTATGTGTATTTTGCTTTATGTAAAATGAACAATTACATGCCAAAAAGTGACTAAACCTGGCTGTTGGGATTTCACCTTTGCAGACCCATTGACAAGTGCAATTAGACTGTTTGGGCTTTAACAAATATTGCCcaaattatatattaatatatatatatatatatatatatatatatatatatatatatatatatatatatatattgtaacggcccggcactcattcgggttcgtgcccctttaaattaCGACCCACAACAACAGAAATGGAGtttcaagcgcggttgcgctatttttttaatgaacacaaacaaaacaaaacacacaaaataaacacctagctcctcttggagcgctaactatacaGGTTATTCCCTTATTACCTGCTAACACAAACGCAAATAAACtgcacacagcacttactcttcggactgctcggaaacagagcacgtcttctgtctccttctactcaacaGCCTCGTACAAacaggctgcacgtcttaaataccccgcgcctggcattaatttacaataaagcCCAGTTGCGGGTGCTAATTAaccaataaacaattaaacaaaatgtgcataccaCACATGTtcctctcgcagggaggttttaaccccctc
The DNA window shown above is from Acipenser ruthenus chromosome 17, fAciRut3.2 maternal haplotype, whole genome shotgun sequence and carries:
- the LOC117423460 gene encoding nucleotidyltransferase MB21D2-like produces the protein MKMAAPILASRAGSVNNTGTGTGSGTSINNNNKTAPSFPELDFRSGARIEELNKLILDFSKNDQREYDDQRALEIHTAKDFIFSMLGMVQKLDQKLPVANEYLLLSGGVREGVVDMDLDELNVYARGTDYDMDFTLLVPALKLHDRNQPVTLDMRHSALCHSWLSLRLFDEGTINKWKDCCTIVDHINGASNYFFSPTSVADWFYESISVVLVEIQKKPQRGMPKVEKVEKNGTVISVILGVGSSRMLYDIVPVVSFKGWPAVAQSWLMENHFWDGKITEEEVISGFYLVPACSFKGRKENEWRLSFARSEVQLKKCISGSLMQAYQACKAIIIKLLSRPKAISPYHLRSMMLWACDRLPTHYLSQEDYSAHFLLGLIDDLQHCLVNKMCPNYFIPQCNMLEHLSDETVVLHARKLSSVRSDPTEHLRTAIEQLKAANQLTVDLQRRGSSSSIPSPLSDGGETQPDDRLAKKLQQLVTENPGKSISVFINPDDVTRPHFRIDDKFF